A window of the Chryseobacterium arthrosphaerae genome harbors these coding sequences:
- a CDS encoding C40 family peptidase, which yields MKKRVLFYLVALVSTVSLQSCATNYVVSKPATYTKEYKTDAKLASIDSKKMEQDKQKLIDSFLAEKAASIANAKKAIKNSEIAKAVKYNKTIDGILTEAETYLGTPYRYGGTTRRGIDCSAFVLSVFGAAAGLSLPRVAASQAQEGERVEKGDLQKGDLIFFSHGRRISHVGIVESVTEEGEIKFIHAATSKGVMISSLNDSYWGPKFRFAKRVINEEGEAYNNLAAVTPATPANF from the coding sequence ATGAAGAAAAGAGTTTTGTTTTATTTAGTTGCTTTAGTCTCTACAGTTTCATTGCAATCGTGTGCTACTAATTATGTAGTTTCAAAACCAGCAACTTACACTAAAGAATACAAAACGGATGCCAAACTAGCTTCTATAGACAGCAAAAAAATGGAGCAGGATAAGCAGAAATTAATAGACTCTTTCCTTGCTGAAAAGGCGGCATCTATCGCAAATGCTAAAAAAGCAATTAAGAATTCTGAGATTGCCAAGGCAGTCAAATACAATAAAACCATTGACGGTATCCTTACTGAAGCTGAAACATACCTTGGAACTCCTTACAGATACGGAGGAACTACAAGAAGAGGTATTGATTGTTCAGCTTTTGTTCTTTCTGTATTCGGAGCAGCAGCAGGCCTTAGCTTACCAAGAGTAGCGGCTTCACAGGCTCAGGAAGGAGAAAGAGTGGAAAAAGGAGACTTACAGAAAGGAGACTTAATCTTCTTTTCTCATGGAAGAAGAATTTCTCACGTAGGTATTGTAGAAAGTGTTACTGAAGAGGGAGAGATTAAATTTATCCACGCAGCAACATCAAAAGGAGTAATGATCTCTTCACTGAACGACTCTTACTGGGGACCTAAGTTCAGATTTGCCAAAAGAGTGATCAACGAAGAAGGAGAAGCTTACAATAACTTAGCCGCTGTAACTCCAGCTACACCCGCAAATTTTTAA
- a CDS encoding glutamine synthetase III family protein, with the protein MSTLRFKALETLPFKDFRKDNSVEIPAKLSELFCKNVFSEETMREYLTKEAFGSIMDAIKKGTKIQRHIADQVAVAMKDWAMSKGVTHYTHWFQPLTGTTAEKHDSFFTPIEGGRAIERFSGNMLIQQEPDASSFPNGGIRNTFEARGYTAWDPTSPAFIMGTTLCIPSIFISYTGETLDYKAPLLRALNAVDEAATNVMQYFDKNVTKVTPTLGWEQEYFLVDSALYQSRPDLVLTGKTLLGHSPAKGQQLDDHYFGSIPTRVMNFMKELEIECMKLGIPATTRHNEVAPNQFELAPMFEEVNVAVDHNSLLMDIMARVAHKHHFHILFHEKPFAGVNGSGKHNNWSLATDTGENLLSPGKNPKKNLQFLTFFVNTIKAVHEYADLLRASIASASNDHRLGANEAPPAIISVFIGSQLFSVLEELEKVTNGKLSPEEKTELKLNVVGKIPEILLDNTDRNRTSPFAFTGNKFEIRAVGSSANCAESMTVMNTIAAKQLNDFKKEVDALIETGLKKDEAIFNVLREYIKQCKNIMFEGDGYSDDWAKEAKKRGLNNLKTTPEALKQEMDKKFLDLYEEMGIFNHREVEARNEIKLEKYSTVIDIEARVLSDIARNHIIPSALNYQNRLIENVKGLKEIFGDKEFKSLAKEQMSLITSISENVSKIKLGVEDLIKAREAAKSITDSQKQAEAYCNKVKPLFDPIREASDDLEMMVDDELWPMTKYREMLFTK; encoded by the coding sequence ATGTCAACCTTAAGATTCAAAGCATTAGAAACCCTACCATTTAAGGATTTCAGAAAAGACAACTCTGTTGAGATCCCTGCAAAATTATCTGAACTGTTCTGCAAAAATGTTTTCTCAGAAGAAACAATGAGAGAATATTTAACGAAGGAAGCATTCGGCTCTATTATGGATGCTATTAAAAAAGGAACAAAAATCCAGAGACATATCGCAGATCAGGTAGCGGTAGCAATGAAGGATTGGGCAATGAGCAAGGGAGTAACTCACTATACTCACTGGTTTCAGCCTTTGACAGGAACTACTGCAGAAAAGCACGATTCATTCTTTACCCCTATTGAAGGAGGTAGAGCGATTGAAAGATTCAGTGGAAACATGCTGATTCAGCAGGAACCGGATGCATCTTCTTTCCCGAACGGAGGAATCAGAAATACTTTTGAAGCGAGAGGATATACAGCCTGGGATCCTACTTCTCCGGCATTTATCATGGGAACTACATTGTGTATTCCGTCGATCTTCATTTCTTATACAGGGGAAACATTAGATTACAAGGCTCCTCTGTTAAGAGCACTGAACGCTGTGGATGAAGCTGCAACCAATGTAATGCAGTATTTTGATAAAAACGTAACGAAAGTAACTCCTACTCTAGGGTGGGAACAGGAATATTTCCTTGTAGATTCAGCACTATACCAATCCCGTCCGGACCTTGTACTTACAGGTAAAACCTTATTAGGACATTCTCCGGCAAAAGGGCAGCAATTGGATGACCATTATTTCGGTTCTATCCCTACAAGGGTAATGAACTTCATGAAGGAGCTGGAAATCGAATGTATGAAATTAGGTATTCCTGCAACAACAAGACATAATGAGGTTGCTCCTAATCAGTTTGAGCTTGCTCCGATGTTTGAAGAAGTAAACGTTGCCGTAGACCACAACTCTTTGTTGATGGACATCATGGCCAGAGTTGCTCACAAACACCACTTCCATATCTTATTCCACGAAAAACCATTCGCCGGTGTAAACGGAAGCGGAAAGCACAACAACTGGTCTTTAGCTACTGATACGGGCGAGAACTTATTAAGCCCGGGGAAAAACCCTAAGAAAAACTTACAGTTCTTAACATTCTTTGTTAATACAATTAAAGCGGTACATGAATATGCTGATCTTTTAAGAGCAAGCATCGCATCTGCAAGCAACGATCACAGATTGGGTGCCAATGAAGCCCCACCTGCAATTATTTCTGTGTTCATCGGAAGCCAGCTGTTCAGCGTATTGGAAGAACTTGAGAAGGTAACCAACGGAAAATTATCTCCTGAAGAAAAAACAGAACTGAAATTAAATGTTGTTGGAAAAATTCCTGAGATCTTATTAGATAATACAGACAGAAACAGAACTTCTCCATTTGCATTTACAGGAAATAAATTCGAGATCAGAGCTGTAGGATCTTCTGCCAACTGTGCAGAGTCTATGACAGTAATGAACACTATTGCAGCAAAACAGCTTAATGATTTCAAAAAAGAGGTTGACGCTTTAATTGAAACCGGTCTTAAGAAGGATGAAGCGATATTTAATGTATTGAGAGAATACATCAAACAGTGTAAAAACATCATGTTTGAAGGTGACGGATATTCTGATGACTGGGCGAAAGAAGCTAAGAAAAGAGGCCTGAATAATCTTAAAACTACTCCTGAAGCATTAAAGCAGGAAATGGATAAAAAATTCCTGGATCTGTATGAAGAGATGGGAATATTTAACCACAGGGAAGTTGAAGCCAGAAACGAAATCAAATTAGAAAAATATTCTACTGTTATTGATATTGAAGCCAGAGTTTTGAGTGATATTGCAAGAAATCACATCATCCCATCTGCCCTGAATTATCAGAACAGGCTCATTGAAAACGTTAAAGGTCTTAAAGAAATCTTTGGTGACAAGGAATTCAAATCTTTAGCAAAAGAACAAATGAGCTTAATTACGAGCATTTCAGAAAATGTTTCTAAAATCAAGCTTGGTGTTGAAGATCTTATCAAAGCCAGAGAAGCGGCAAAAAGCATAACAGACAGCCAAAAGCAGGCAGAAGCATACTGCAACAAAGTAAAACCTTTATTTGATCCTATCAGAGAAGCTTCTGATGATCTTGAAATGATGGTGGACGATGAGCTTTGGCCAATGACAAAATACAGAGAAATGTTGTTCACAAAATAA
- a CDS encoding pentapeptide repeat-containing protein: MKEIYILDENFENTDFSQKVLEKGEYENCTFRNCNFEYSDLSGISFSDCDFIGSNLSMAKLASTAFRNAFFKECKMLGLQFNDCNGFGLSFKFDGCSLHNSVFYQTSIKRTVFINSKLIEVDFTECDLSHAVISNCDLSGATFDHSNLEKADLRTSVNYSIDPALNRLKKAKFSLSEVYGLLYKFDIEIDKNS, translated from the coding sequence ATGAAGGAGATTTATATTTTAGACGAAAATTTTGAAAACACAGACTTTTCACAAAAGGTTTTAGAAAAGGGAGAATACGAAAACTGTACATTCAGAAACTGTAATTTTGAATACTCAGACCTGTCAGGGATCAGTTTTTCAGACTGCGATTTTATCGGCAGCAATCTCAGCATGGCGAAACTTGCTTCAACGGCTTTCCGCAATGCTTTTTTCAAAGAATGTAAAATGCTTGGCCTGCAGTTTAATGATTGTAATGGTTTTGGTTTGTCCTTTAAATTTGATGGGTGCTCCCTTCATAATTCCGTTTTCTATCAAACCTCAATAAAGAGAACTGTGTTCATCAATTCCAAGCTGATTGAAGTGGATTTTACAGAATGTGACCTGTCTCATGCAGTGATTAGTAACTGTGATCTTTCCGGAGCCACTTTTGATCATTCTAATCTTGAAAAGGCAGATTTGAGGACTTCCGTCAACTATTCGATAGATCCTGCTTTAAACAGGCTTAAAAAGGCTAAATTTTCGCTTTCTGAAGTCTACGGACTGTTGTATAAGTTCGATATTGAAATTGATAAGAACAGCTGA